From the genome of Adhaeribacter pallidiroseus:
CTCATCGAAACGCATTTTGGCAAAAATCCGGAAAAATACATCGACTATTTGCAGCAATTCGGAATCGATAAACCATTGGGCTTTCAGATGCACGGCGAAGCGAAACCATATATCCGCAAAACGACCGACCGCGGTTGGAGCCGTTCTACTTTGTCCCGGATGGCTATTGGCTACGGCTTAAAAATTTCGCCGCTCCAAACGCTGGCTTTTTACAACGCAGTAGCCAATAACGGCATTAAAGTGAAGCCGATGATCGTGAAAGAGATCCGGAAAGCCGATGCTTTAGTAGATTCTTTCCAGACGGAAACACTTGGTCGGATCTGCTCTGAAGAAACTGCCAAGCAACTGCGCTCTATTATGGAAGCGGTGGTGGAAAAAGGAACTGGTAAACAGGTTAAAAATTTAAATTACAAAGTGGCTGGTAAAACCGGCACCTCCTGGAAAACCAAAAACGGTAAATACATTAAAGATTACTCTACTTCGTTTGCCGGTTATTTCCCCGCCGATAACCCAAAATACTCGTGCATTATTATTATTGATACACCTAAAAAAGGCCGGATTTATGGCGGCGACGTGGCTGCACCGGTATTCCGCGAATTAGCCGATAAAGCCTACGTGCGCGATCTAGCCATTCACAAACCCTTTGCCGCCTTAATTATCCCAGATAAACGGGTGTTGCCACCGGTAAAAGCGGGTCAGCAGGAAGAATTAACGTTAATCTGTAATCGTATCGGCATTAGTAGTCATCCGGTAGCCGATCAGGAGTGGATTAAAGCCGATTCGCAGACGCATTCCTATGCCTGGAAGCCGGTGCCGTTGCAGGTGGGCCGGGTACCCGATGTGAGCGGCATGACCCTGCGCGATGCGTTGTTTTTGCTCGGCAACCAAGGTTTAAAAGTTAAAAAGGTAGGAATCGGCCGGGTGCAAAAGCAATCCCTGGAGCCGGGTTCTCCTATTCAGAAAGGCAGTGTTATTACCCTAACGCTTAGTTGATGGCGGAATTAGAAAACATTTTAAAAAAAGTAACCGTCGTTCGGCTTATTGGCCCGAACGACGTTGCTGTTCAGGGGCTCACCTTCGATTCGCGGATGGTAGTTGCCGGTACGGCTTTTTTTGCCATTAAAGGCGTACAAGCCGATGGTCATGGATTCATCTCCAAAGCGGTAGAAAAAGGAGCGGTCGTAATTGTTTGCGAAATATTGCCCGAGGAGCTGGCGCCGCAGGTTACGTACGTGCAGGTAAAAGACACCAGCGAAGCCCTTGCTTTAATGGCCGCCGAATTTTACGGTAATCCCTCCCAAAAATTACAACTGGTAGGAGTAACTGGTACCAACGGTAAAACTACTTGCGTTACTTTGCTGCATAAGTTGTTCCGGGAATTAGGGTATAACGTGGGCATGCTTTCTACGGTGCAAAACCAAATTAACGAAAAAGTATTACCCGCTACCCACACCACCCCGGATGCCATTAATTTAAACATTTTGTTGCAGCAAATGGTGGAAGCTGGTTGTACGCACTGCTTCATGGAAGTAAGCTCGCACGCCTTGGTACAACACCGCGTAACGGGCTTAACTTTTGCCGGTGGCATTTTTACCAACATCACCCACGATCACCTGGATTACCACAAAACGTTCGACGAGTACATCCGGGCGAAAAAGTTGTTTTTTGATATGCTTCCGGCCAAAGCATTTGCTTTAACAAACGCCGATGATAAACGGGGAGCCGTGATGCTGCAAAATACCCAAGCCAGTGACCATGAATACTCTTTGCGGAAAGCAACTGAATTCAAGGCGCGTATTCTGGATAATTCGATCCAAGGCTTGCATTTAGAGATAGAAGGCAACGAGATTTGGTTTAAGCTGATCGGGGCCTTTAATGCTTACAATATTTTGGCGGTTTACGGGGCAGCTGTTTTATTGGGCGAAGATCCGCACGAAGTACTAACTGTTTTATCCAGCTTAACCTCAGCGGCTGGTCGCTTTGATTATTTGGTATCGGATACCCAGATTACCGGAATTGTGGATTATGCCCACACGCCGGATGCCTTGGAAAACGTTTTGCAAACCATCCAGCAAATCCGGAACCCTAAACAGCAAGTTATTACCTTAGTAGGTTGCGGTGGCAACCGCGATGCCACCAAGCGCCCCATTATGGCCGATATAGCCTGCAAGCTCAGCGAACGGGTAATATTAACCTCGGATAATCCGCGCTTTGAAGATCCCCAGGAAATTATTAACCAAATGCAGCAAGGGGTAAAGCCCTTAGATTTTAAAAAAACCTTATCTATCGTGGATCGCAAAGAAGCTATTAAAACAGCGTGCGCTCTGGCTAATAAAGGGGATATTATTTTGGTAGCGGGCAAAGGCCACGAAACTTACCAGGAAATAAAAGGCGTAAAATACGATTTCGACGATAAGAAAATTTTGCAGGAAATGTTTACCCAAATGGGAAAATAAATTATGGATGGTTGAATGGTTAGATTGTTAAAGGGTTAAGTGTAGGGCAAAGAATCAGAATAGGCCAATTTTACTACTTAGGCATTTAACTAACCAACAATTCAGCACTTCAACCATTCAACAAGAACAAATAGATGCTCTACTATCTTTTTAAATATTTAGACAAACAGTTCGATTTTATTGGTGCCGGGGTGTTTCAATATATCTCCTTCCGGGCCGGTATGGCGGCTTTGGTGTCGTTGTTAATTGCCATGATCTTTGGTGGTAAACTCATTAAAGTCTTACAAAGTCGTCAGGTAGGCGAAAGTATCCGGGACTTAGGTTTAACCGGTCAAATGGAGAAAAAGGGTACCCCTACCATGGGTGGTTTGATTATTCTGTTAGCCATTTTGTTACCCACGCTGTTGTTTGCGCGCCTGGATAACGTTTATGTAATTTTAATGATTATTACTACCATCTGGTTAGGCTCCATTGGTTTCCTGGACGATTACATCAAAGTATTCCGGAAAAATAAAGAAGGTCTGGCGGGTAAATTTAAAGTAATCGGCCAGATTGGTATTGGTTTAATTGTGGGGGTGGTATTATTTTTCAATGATGATGTGGTAGTGCGGCAATACATTACCGATACCGGCATGAGTGCCGTGGATGCATCGGCCCGGTATAAAGACGTGCGGCAGATGATAACTACCATCCCGTTTGCCCGCAACAACGAACTCGATTACTATCAGCTGTTCTCCTTCGCTAGTCCGGTATTTGGTTCTTACGCCCGCTT
Proteins encoded in this window:
- a CDS encoding UDP-N-acetylmuramoyl-L-alanyl-D-glutamate--2,6-diaminopimelate ligase — encoded protein: MAELENILKKVTVVRLIGPNDVAVQGLTFDSRMVVAGTAFFAIKGVQADGHGFISKAVEKGAVVIVCEILPEELAPQVTYVQVKDTSEALALMAAEFYGNPSQKLQLVGVTGTNGKTTCVTLLHKLFRELGYNVGMLSTVQNQINEKVLPATHTTPDAINLNILLQQMVEAGCTHCFMEVSSHALVQHRVTGLTFAGGIFTNITHDHLDYHKTFDEYIRAKKLFFDMLPAKAFALTNADDKRGAVMLQNTQASDHEYSLRKATEFKARILDNSIQGLHLEIEGNEIWFKLIGAFNAYNILAVYGAAVLLGEDPHEVLTVLSSLTSAAGRFDYLVSDTQITGIVDYAHTPDALENVLQTIQQIRNPKQQVITLVGCGGNRDATKRPIMADIACKLSERVILTSDNPRFEDPQEIINQMQQGVKPLDFKKTLSIVDRKEAIKTACALANKGDIILVAGKGHETYQEIKGVKYDFDDKKILQEMFTQMGK
- the mraY gene encoding phospho-N-acetylmuramoyl-pentapeptide-transferase, yielding MLYYLFKYLDKQFDFIGAGVFQYISFRAGMAALVSLLIAMIFGGKLIKVLQSRQVGESIRDLGLTGQMEKKGTPTMGGLIILLAILLPTLLFARLDNVYVILMIITTIWLGSIGFLDDYIKVFRKNKEGLAGKFKVIGQIGIGLIVGVVLFFNDDVVVRQYITDTGMSAVDASARYKDVRQMITTIPFARNNELDYYQLFSFASPVFGSYARFLYIPLVIVIITAVSNGANITDGIDGLAAGTSAIIGVTLAVFAWVSGNSFFADYLDIMFLPNSGELVIFCTAFVGACVGFLWYNSYPAQVFMGDTGSLSIGGIIAVLALILRKELLIPILCGIFLVENLSVMLQVSYFKYTKKKYGEGRRIFKMSPLHHHYQKLGYHEAKIVARFWIVGIMLALLTLVTLKLR